A region from the Medicago truncatula cultivar Jemalong A17 chromosome 6, MtrunA17r5.0-ANR, whole genome shotgun sequence genome encodes:
- the LOC11435531 gene encoding uncharacterized protein — MKQKIVIKLSMDNEKCRTKALKTAAEVKGVTSVSLEGDDKDRVCVTGDNVDIVCLANQLKKKFNNVTILTTEEVKKKTEAEKKKEKEEEKKKMIEACHAVLHGSCKCNNFNCHGKCNSCTKCESSKCDGTNCVTICSFKCGNSKCDGNKCNGCTPKVTSPCFQRCPQWCTCSKCCAPYQPYCKPYWT, encoded by the exons ATGAAG caaaaaatagttataaagtTGTCAATGGACAATGAGAAATGCAGAACCAAAGCCCTCAAAACTGCTGCTGAGGTCAAAG gtgtAACTTCGGTGTCATTGGAAGGAGATGATAAGGATCGTGTATGTGTGACCGGTGATAATGTGGACATAGTTTGCTTAGCAAACCAGCTGAAGAAGAAGTTCAACAATGTCACCATTCTAACGACGGAGGAGGTGAAAAAGAAAACGGAGGCagagaagaaaaaggaaaaagaagaagaaaagaaaaagatgataGAGGCATGCCATGCTGTTTTACACGGTTCTTGCAAGTGCAACAATTTCAATTGTCATGGTAAGTGTAATTCATGCACAAAGTGTGAAAGTTCAAAATGTGATGGCACAAATTGTGTTACTATTTGCAGCTTTAAGTGTGGAAATTCAAAGTGTGATGGAAATAAGTGCAATGGTTGCACACCTAAGGTTACTTCACCATGCTTCCAACGATGTCCTCAATGGTGCACATGCTCTAAGTGTTGTGCTCCATATCAACCTTATTGTAAACCCTATTGGACCTAA
- the LOC11442536 gene encoding uncharacterized protein encodes MKQKIVIKLQMDCEKCRNKALKTAAEVKGVTSVSLEGDDKDKISVTGDNVDTVCLANMLKKKFNCVTILSVEEVKKKTEEEKKKEEEKKKEEEKKKMMEACRTVLFGSCNSCCKTNCNGKCEKCTCGSAKCDGIQCVTICFKCENPKSCCECKPIIKSCCNNKKCDDGCTPKKPPSPKVQQCPQWCTCSRCYGYAPYQPYCNPCPPPNYMVCYDPNPEPCSIM; translated from the exons ATGAAG CAAAAGATAGTTATAAAGTTGCAAATGGATTGTGAGAAATGCAGAAACAAAGCACTCAAAACTGCTGCTGAGGTCAAAG GTGTGACTTCAGTATCATTGGAAGGAGATGATAAAGATAAGATATCTGTCACTGGTGATAATGTAGACACAGTTTGCTTAGCCAACATGCTAAAGAAGAAGTTCAACTGTGTCACCATTCTAAGCGTGGAAGAGGTGAAGAAGAAAACCGaggaggaaaaaaagaaagaagaagaaaagaaaaaagaagaagaaaagaaaaagatgatggAAGCATGTCGTACTGTTTTGTTTGGTTCTTGCAACTCATGTTGCAAGACTAATTGTAATGGTAAGTGTGAAAAATGCACATGTGGAAGTGCAAAATGTGATGGCATACAATGTGTCACAATTTGCTTCAAGTGTGAAAATCCAAAGAGTTGTTGTGAGTGTAAACCTATTATAAAGAGTTGTTGTAACAACAAGAAGTGTGATGATGGTTGCACTCCTAAGAAGCCTCCTTCACCAAAAGTTCAACAATGTCCTCAATGGTGCACATGCTCTAGGTGTTATGGTTATGCTCCATATCAACCTTATTGTAACCCTTGTCCACCACCTAATTACATGGTTTGTTATGACCCAAATCCTGAACCTTGCTCCATCATGTGA